One genomic segment of Nothobranchius furzeri strain GRZ-AD chromosome 10, NfurGRZ-RIMD1, whole genome shotgun sequence includes these proteins:
- the LOC107386713 gene encoding glutaredoxin domain-containing cysteine-rich protein 2 yields MEELQRKLDQRYEGTKPRKVRFKLASSYSGRVLKHVYEDGQELDSPEEKYPHSFIHRKIPPSHLEMEQLCSFEDSQGDQQGVYPTTGLIAQRINVYRGLRSYKAVAGFADVTEGDSMSPVLDFGKIIIYTSNLRIIRAPPKKPEILRQHSVPPVDFEEYPKAKDRERRRRTKSPIMQEEVKEEKQISDPDAKEVDSCQHCGGSGCAPCSLCHGSKLSMLANRFNESISDLRCQACYPHGLERCQACSSK; encoded by the exons ATGGAGGAACTCCAAAGGAAGCTGGACCAACGCTATGAAGGCACCAAGCCCAGAAAG GTGAGGTTCAAGCTCGCATCGTCCTACAGCGGACGGGTTTTAAAGCACGTATACGAGGACGGCCAGGAGCTGGACAGTCCAGAGGAGAAATACCCTCACAGCTTCATCCACCGGAAAATCCCACCCAGCCACCTTGAGATGGAGCAGCTTTGCAGCTTTGAGGATTCACAGGGAGACCAACAag GAGTCTATCCTACAACAGGCCTCATCGCCCAACGAATAAACGTTTACCGAGGATTGAGAAGCTACAAGGCAGTAGCTGGCTTTGCTGATGTAACAGAGGGAGACAGCATG TCCCCAGTGCTGGATTTTGGCAAGATAATCATCTACACCAGCAACCTGCGCATCATAAGAGCCCCACCGAAGAAGCCTGAGATTTTGAGGCAACACTCTGTTCCTCCAGTGGATTTTGAGGAATACCCCAAGGCCAAGGACAGGGAGCGTAGGAGGAGGACTAAATCTCCAATCATGCAAGAGGAGGTCAAGGAGGAGAAACAGATCAGCGACCCAGATGCCAAG GAGGTCGACAGCTGCCAGCATTGTGGTGGTTCAGGCTGCGCTCCCTGCTCCCTGTGTCATGGCAGCAAGCTGTCCATGCTGGCAAATCGCTTCAACGAGTCCATCAGCGATCTGCGTTGCCAAGCCTGCTACCCTCATGGTCTGGAGAGGTGCCAGGCCTGCTCCAGTAAATAG